A genomic segment from Microtus pennsylvanicus isolate mMicPen1 chromosome 21, mMicPen1.hap1, whole genome shotgun sequence encodes:
- the Tmem176a gene encoding transmembrane protein 176A, producing the protein MMSSDMETENVGEVAPEAPQPTHINVHITQESVLDKLLLAGWSALQLPASASSRGLDSSRFLVTSWVVQIVLGLLSVVLGGILCICQYLAMKTSGAPFWTGIVALLAGAVAFLHKKRGGACWALLRTLLVLANFCMALAAIVLGAREFHIHRYYLRDNFCATRPSDFRPPLRLPSTPSPEETDRISLCIFYISMLKPLLISLQAMLLGVWVLLLLASLIPVCVYLWKRFFTKAKTDEKKLLGANVIYPCLSLALDLPPSEA; encoded by the exons ATGATGTCCTCAGACATGGAGACTGAAAACGTCGGTGAGGTGGCCCCTGAGGCCCCACAACCCACCCACATTAACGTTCACATCACCCAGGAGTCTGTCCTGGACAAGCTCCTGCTGGCCGGATGGTCAGCACTACAACTCCCAGCATCTGCCTCGTCCAGGGGTCTAGACAGCAGCAGGTTTCTGGTGACCTCCTGG GTGGTGCAGATTGTGCTGGGGCTTCTGAGTGTGGTTCTGGGTGGAATCCTCTGCATCTGCCAGTATTTAGCCATGAAAACCTCAGGAGCGCCCTTCTGGACCGGGATCGTG GCTCTGCTGGCTGGAGCTGTTGCCTTCCTTCACAAGAAACGTGGGGGTGCCTGCTGG gCCCTGTTGAGGACACTTCTTGTGCTGGCAAATTTCTGCATGGCTTTGGCTGCCATTGTTCTGGGAGCTCGTGAGTTCCACATTCACCGATACTATCTCAGAGATAATTTCTGTGCAACCCGCCCTTCAGATTTCCGGCCCCCCCTCCGGCTCCCCAGCACCCCATCTCCAGAGGAAACTGATAGGATAAGCCTGTGCATATTCTACATAAGCATGCTAAAG CCCCTGCTCATAAGTCTCCAGGCAATGCTCTTGGGTGTCTGGGTGCTGCTGCTCCTGGCTTCTCTCATCCCTGTGTGTGTTTACCTCTGGAAAAGATTCTTCACAAAGGCG AAAACAGACGAGAAGAAACTGCTGGGTGCAAATGTGATctatccctgcctctcccttgctCTGGACCTCCCTCCTTCTGAAGCCTGA